One part of the bacterium genome encodes these proteins:
- a CDS encoding DUF3426 domain-containing protein has translation MRVACLDCETRFDIPEDKIDPGGQKVECCRCGLVFGIRPLKEMVIPPEAGAVSGRRFGAVFYVLLLLLLGLAALVIVKPSYLKVITPSGFAKFTSSFAGKAGLATLGVPNGAYFTRPDGKTLFIISGFVTNNSSKPLSCPKISAVALGEGNTTLATATTWCGNLLDSGKLEEMDPKSIVAELEKPQGDLYIEPGGKAPFLAVIPNPPKGIEQFEVKVLTPGEAN, from the coding sequence ATGCGCGTCGCTTGCCTGGATTGTGAAACTCGCTTCGACATCCCCGAAGATAAAATCGACCCCGGCGGGCAAAAAGTTGAGTGCTGCCGTTGCGGCCTCGTCTTCGGCATACGCCCTCTGAAGGAGATGGTAATTCCCCCGGAGGCCGGGGCCGTGTCGGGGAGAAGGTTCGGGGCTGTTTTCTACGTCCTTTTGCTGCTGCTTTTGGGGCTCGCCGCTCTTGTGATTGTAAAACCTTCTTACTTGAAGGTTATAACGCCTTCGGGTTTTGCCAAGTTCACCTCCTCCTTTGCCGGAAAAGCCGGCCTCGCGACGCTGGGCGTGCCCAACGGCGCCTACTTCACAAGGCCCGACGGCAAGACGCTCTTCATAATATCGGGTTTCGTCACCAATAATTCCTCCAAGCCGCTGAGCTGCCCCAAAATCAGCGCCGTCGCGCTCGGCGAAGGCAACACCACCCTCGCTACAGCGACGACCTGGTGCGGCAACCTTCTGGATTCCGGAAAACTCGAAGAGATGGACCCGAAATCCATCGTCGCCGAACTGGAAAAACCGCAGGGCGACCTTTACATTGAGCCCGGGGGCAAAGCGCCCTTCCTGGCCGTAATCCCGAACCCGCCCAAGGGAATCGAACAGTTCGAGGTAAAGGTCCTTACGCCGGGCGAAGCAAACTGA
- a CDS encoding DUF21 domain-containing protein has protein sequence MDSPPSGLDPVTLGIILVLLILVSAFFASAETALLSFDWLRLRFLAKKGDPRAKTLKRLLSKKEQLIGTILVGNNIVNIAASSIATALAIEFFGDSGIAIATGGMTLFLLIFGEISPKTFASRHVEKVGLSVAGTLSIITRLLWPVVILITALSDGFLRLFGGHVDMTVRRKLSEEEVRTLIAEESDASIPVAKRMMLHGIFQISRHSVKEVMVPRTRVVALDIATPLLEAAEKFVSSGLTRMPVFGDSLDRIIGVVHARDVLALMTKEAPQPLNSVLRETFFVPESMTLETLLFQFQSKHTHIAMVVDEYGSFEGIVTLEDVLEEIVGEIRDEHDIEGDAIRFLPGGDAFVRGTVTIRDVNKTLGMRLPTNVDTTLAGFMMTRLGHIPNKGESFTFDKARFSVERISGRRIVLIRVSPLVPPDTAKEE, from the coding sequence ATGGATAGTCCCCCATCCGGCCTCGATCCGGTAACGCTGGGCATTATCCTGGTCTTACTGATCCTGGTCTCCGCCTTCTTCGCGAGCGCCGAGACGGCCCTTCTCAGCTTCGACTGGCTGCGCCTGCGCTTTCTGGCTAAAAAAGGCGACCCCCGGGCCAAAACCCTCAAGCGCCTCCTCTCGAAAAAAGAACAGCTCATCGGGACCATCCTCGTCGGCAACAACATAGTCAACATCGCCGCCTCCTCCATAGCCACGGCGCTCGCCATAGAATTTTTCGGCGACAGCGGCATCGCCATCGCCACCGGCGGAATGACGCTGTTTCTGCTCATCTTCGGAGAGATCTCACCGAAGACCTTCGCCAGCCGCCACGTCGAAAAGGTGGGGCTCTCCGTGGCGGGAACCCTCTCCATCATCACCAGGCTCCTCTGGCCGGTGGTCATACTCATCACCGCGCTTTCCGACGGTTTTCTGCGGCTCTTCGGCGGCCACGTCGATATGACGGTCCGGCGAAAGCTTTCCGAGGAGGAGGTCCGCACCCTCATAGCCGAGGAATCCGACGCCTCGATACCGGTCGCCAAGCGCATGATGCTCCACGGAATCTTCCAGATATCGCGCCACAGCGTAAAAGAGGTGATGGTTCCCAGAACAAGGGTCGTCGCCCTCGACATCGCGACCCCTCTTTTGGAGGCGGCGGAAAAGTTCGTCTCCAGCGGCCTTACGCGCATGCCGGTCTTCGGCGACAGCCTCGACAGGATAATAGGCGTGGTTCACGCCAGGGACGTGCTGGCTCTCATGACGAAGGAGGCTCCCCAGCCCCTCAATTCAGTCCTGCGGGAAACCTTTTTCGTCCCCGAGTCGATGACCCTCGAAACCCTTCTCTTCCAGTTCCAGTCAAAGCACACCCATATCGCGATGGTAGTGGACGAATACGGAAGCTTCGAGGGGATAGTGACCCTGGAGGATGTGCTGGAGGAGATCGTCGGCGAGATACGCGACGAGCACGACATCGAGGGCGACGCGATCCGCTTTTTGCCCGGAGGCGACGCCTTCGTGAGGGGAACCGTAACTATCCGCGACGTCAACAAAACCCTCGGAATGCGCCTCCCGACGAACGTAGACACCACCCTCGCGGGTTTCATGATGACCAGGCTGGGCCACATACCCAACAAGGGCGAATCCTTCACCTTCGACAAGGCCCGCTTCAGCGTCGAGCGTATAAGCGGCCGCCGCATCGTGCTCATAAGGGTTTCCCCTTTAGTTCCCCCCGACACCGCCAAAGAAGAGTGA
- the mraZ gene encoding division/cell wall cluster transcriptional repressor MraZ: MFRGTFKHTVDGKGRLSIPAKYRELLESRHELPLYVTLQEGHLVAFPADEWRVLEAKFNSVSLFDNRLRELQRHIFAKAEECVPDKAGRILVPPTLREKAGLEGNVLICGMMTSFEIWNPERYESAYDSFLANPQESFEAAQKHGI, from the coding sequence ATGTTCCGGGGCACCTTCAAACACACAGTGGACGGCAAGGGAAGGCTCAGCATACCGGCCAAATACCGGGAACTGCTGGAGTCAAGGCACGAGCTCCCCCTTTACGTCACGCTTCAGGAGGGACATCTTGTCGCTTTCCCCGCCGACGAGTGGCGCGTGCTGGAAGCCAAGTTCAACTCGGTATCTCTCTTCGACAACCGCCTGCGCGAACTCCAGCGCCACATCTTCGCCAAGGCGGAGGAGTGCGTTCCGGACAAGGCCGGACGCATCCTCGTACCGCCGACGCTACGAGAAAAGGCCGGGCTCGAAGGCAACGTCCTCATCTGCGGGATGATGACCAGTTTCGAGATATGGAATCCCGAACGCTACGAGAGCGCCTACGATAGCTTCCTCGCAAATCCGCAGGAGTCCTTCGAGGCGGCTCAAAAACATGGAATCTAG
- the rsmH gene encoding 16S rRNA (cytosine(1402)-N(4))-methyltransferase RsmH translates to MESRPFPGAGERRPEGGEEFYHLPVLKKEAVESLITDREGVYVDGTLGGGGHARAILEALGPGGRLIGIDRDPEALEECRKRLSGFGSRFTTVQGNHSRAKELLSGLGIEGVNGILLDLGVSSRQLDEGERGFSFMRPGPLDMRMGPDAALSARELVNESSEEELAKIFRDYGEERHAKRAARAIAAARAESPITTTAELASIIEKALGRRSEKHPATKIFQGLRIAVNRELEGLASFLESVPSLLLPGGRVAIISYHSLEDRMVKQALREFEPHCICPERSPVCGCKEPGVMKVLTRKAIKPSEEEIRINSRARSARLRVAEKIRPS, encoded by the coding sequence ATGGAATCTAGGCCGTTTCCGGGCGCAGGCGAAAGGCGTCCGGAAGGCGGCGAAGAATTTTACCACCTGCCGGTTCTGAAGAAAGAAGCGGTCGAAAGCCTCATTACCGACAGGGAGGGCGTCTACGTGGACGGGACTCTCGGCGGCGGGGGGCACGCGAGAGCTATTCTCGAAGCGCTTGGGCCCGGGGGCAGGCTCATCGGCATCGACCGCGACCCGGAGGCGCTCGAAGAGTGCAGAAAACGCCTTTCGGGCTTCGGGTCAAGATTCACCACGGTGCAGGGGAACCATTCGCGCGCGAAAGAATTGCTTTCGGGACTCGGCATCGAAGGGGTCAACGGGATACTGCTGGATCTGGGCGTCTCCTCTCGGCAGCTTGACGAAGGCGAAAGAGGCTTCAGTTTCATGAGGCCCGGCCCCCTCGACATGAGGATGGGCCCCGACGCCGCCTTAAGCGCCCGGGAGCTTGTAAACGAATCCTCCGAGGAGGAGCTCGCAAAAATCTTCCGCGACTACGGCGAGGAGAGACACGCGAAGCGGGCGGCGAGAGCCATAGCGGCGGCCAGGGCGGAAAGCCCCATAACGACCACCGCCGAGTTGGCCTCGATAATCGAAAAAGCCCTCGGCCGCCGGAGCGAAAAGCATCCGGCGACGAAGATATTTCAGGGACTTCGCATAGCGGTGAACCGCGAGCTGGAGGGGCTGGCTTCCTTTCTCGAAAGCGTTCCCTCCCTGCTTCTGCCGGGTGGACGGGTGGCGATAATTTCCTACCACTCGCTCGAAGACAGGATGGTCAAGCAGGCCCTGCGCGAGTTCGAGCCGCACTGCATATGCCCCGAGAGATCGCCGGTCTGCGGGTGCAAGGAGCCCGGCGTGATGAAAGTTCTGACCCGCAAGGCGATCAAACCCTCCGAGGAGGAGATACGAATAAACTCCAGGGCGCGGAGCGCCCGTCTCCGAGTGGCCGAAAAGATACGGCCCTCTTGA